A region of Kribbella sp. NBC_01245 DNA encodes the following proteins:
- a CDS encoding sterol carrier family protein has protein sequence MTEDAIESALRRYLAGEAERADLKLLTKHLLKMLVAKAPGHAVEVRVPPYGAVQCIEGPRHTRGTPGAVVEMPAELWIDLALGRLEWQEARASGRVRASGERTDLSALLPLLPG, from the coding sequence GTGACGGAAGACGCGATCGAGTCCGCCCTGCGGCGCTATCTGGCCGGCGAGGCCGAGCGGGCGGACCTCAAGCTGCTGACGAAACACCTGCTGAAAATGCTGGTGGCGAAGGCGCCTGGTCATGCGGTCGAGGTCCGCGTACCGCCGTACGGCGCGGTGCAATGTATCGAGGGGCCGCGTCATACCCGGGGCACGCCTGGTGCCGTGGTGGAGATGCCCGCCGAGCTGTGGATCGACCTGGCGCTCGGACGGCTGGAGTGGCAAGAGGCCCGCGCGTCCGGCCGAGTGCGCGCCAGCGGCGAGCGAACGGACCTCAGCGCGCTCCTGCCACTTCTACCCGGCTAA
- a CDS encoding MFS transporter codes for MAITWRERLSRMQVDLSPWRSSRDFRILVISGTVFYLGQMTAYVALPYQLYQLTGSNFAVGLMGLVMIAPLVIFGLYGGALADHLDRRKMLIYTGVAQAVITALLLGNTLLDNPRVWLIYVCGALAAVASSLQRPSRDALFPRVVRHEQMPAAVTLNSLTLQVAQLAGPALGGLLVGTVGVTWAFAVDLGGLAIATLMYVALRPYPSNEHSRPPSLSGIGEGIRYAFRRRDLLGTYAIDMVGMFLAMPIVLFPAFATEVLQEPKLLGLLYSAESIGALIATLTSGWAARVHHHGRAVVIATIVWGGSVGLAGLAPTMWVAIALFAVAGGADMISGLFRAVIWNQTIPDEMRGRLAGIEMLSYSLGPLGGQARSGLVADLTSVRTSIVSGGILCVAGVVLTTAWLRDFWRYDARTDEHALRERHLRTTPTP; via the coding sequence GTGGCAATCACCTGGCGCGAGCGGCTCAGCCGGATGCAGGTCGACCTGAGCCCTTGGCGCAGTTCGCGCGACTTCCGCATCCTGGTCATTTCGGGAACGGTCTTCTACCTCGGTCAGATGACCGCGTACGTCGCGTTGCCGTACCAGCTCTACCAACTCACCGGTTCGAACTTCGCCGTCGGGTTGATGGGCCTGGTGATGATCGCGCCGCTGGTCATCTTCGGCCTGTACGGCGGTGCGCTGGCCGACCACCTCGATCGCCGGAAGATGCTGATCTACACCGGTGTGGCGCAGGCGGTGATCACGGCCCTGCTGCTCGGCAACACCCTGCTGGACAATCCGCGGGTCTGGCTGATCTACGTCTGTGGCGCGCTGGCGGCCGTCGCGTCGTCGCTGCAACGCCCGAGCCGGGACGCGCTCTTCCCGCGAGTCGTCCGGCATGAGCAGATGCCGGCCGCCGTCACCCTGAACTCGCTCACCCTCCAGGTCGCCCAACTCGCCGGACCGGCTCTCGGTGGACTCCTGGTCGGCACGGTCGGCGTCACCTGGGCGTTCGCGGTCGACCTCGGCGGGCTGGCGATCGCCACCTTGATGTACGTCGCGCTCCGGCCGTACCCGTCGAACGAGCACAGCCGTCCACCCAGTCTGTCCGGCATCGGCGAAGGCATTCGGTACGCCTTCCGGCGCCGCGACTTGCTCGGCACTTACGCGATCGACATGGTCGGCATGTTCCTGGCGATGCCGATCGTGCTGTTCCCCGCCTTCGCGACCGAGGTGCTGCAAGAACCGAAGCTGCTCGGTCTGCTCTACAGCGCCGAGTCGATCGGTGCCCTGATCGCGACCCTCACCAGCGGCTGGGCGGCCCGGGTTCACCACCACGGCCGGGCGGTCGTGATCGCCACGATCGTCTGGGGCGGTTCGGTCGGACTCGCCGGTCTGGCGCCGACGATGTGGGTCGCGATCGCGTTGTTCGCCGTCGCGGGTGGTGCCGACATGATCTCCGGGCTGTTCCGCGCGGTGATCTGGAACCAGACCATCCCGGACGAGATGCGCGGCCGGCTCGCGGGCATCGAGATGCTCTCGTACTCCCTCGGCCCGCTGGGTGGTCAAGCCCGCTCAGGTCTCGTCGCCGACCTCACCTCGGTCCGCACGTCCATCGTCAGCGGCGGCATCCTCTGCGTAGCCGGCGTAGTCCTCACCACCGCCTGGCTCCGCGACTTCTGGCGCTACGACGCCCGCACCGACGAACACGCCCTCCGCGAACGCCACCTCCGCACCACCCCCACCCCCTAA